A window of Miscanthus floridulus cultivar M001 chromosome 12, ASM1932011v1, whole genome shotgun sequence genomic DNA:
gggtaatacccgaacccgaacccaaattatcgggtacccgaatttgcgggtaatGTTTTTTCGAGGATAATATCGGATAACAATTTTCATTAcccaaattttgaattacccgaattacccaacccGAAAAAATTGGGGAACCCGCCAGGCTTACTTTTACCTCTCAccccatcccatcccatcccatcccatctcTCCGAATCTATCGGCATCGGCACGGCACCggggagagaagagaagggaCCCAGGCGGGCCAACGCCGCACCTTCGCCCTCTATCATCATCAACACCATCACGGGGGAGACCGGGAGACGGCCCTCGAAGCGTACCCGTCCCCATTCTCCTTTCCCGAAGCACcggagcgcggcggcgcggcgcgagaCCCTTCCCCGCCCCAGCCGACCACAGGCCCAGGTAAGGCTCGCCCGCTCGTTGTTCCCTCCTTGCCGGATTCCGTCACGCGGTTTTCTCTAGTTTGACCCGATCGGTTGTTTGCTGCGGAATCTGCTTAGTGCTTGTTGTTACTTGTTAGTCCCTAGGGTTATGAGGAGAGATCGCGGGTCTCAGTGCTCTGTACGGAGTGACCGATCTCGGATGGGGACTGCGAGGCCAGTTTTGCTGTGAATCTGTGATTTATTGATCTGTGCGGTGCGTAATTGATCGAGATTTAGTTTGATTTGGGAAGCCCAGCCGCGACACATGCAAAATTCAGTTCCCTTGCCCTGGAATTTCGGTGCCTAATCTGTTGTTGTTCCTGCTGCTCTCTATGGAGACCTTAAATCAATATCCGGTTCTCGTGCAGGGGGGGCATGCGATCGATCGCGTGCCTGGTTGGCTGATGGGAGGCTAGATTCCCGCAATCCACCAGTCAGACACGTACCTTAGCGGTTGATTTTTTGGTGAAGCGACCTCGATCTGAAAATGGGGCTGTTCCGGGCGGCGGCCGGCCTGGCCCGTGTGGCGCTGCGGCGGAACCTCTCGCGCGCCGCGGCGAGCCCCTTCGCCGGCGGCGGTGGAACCGGCGCGGGCGCCGCACCGGCGCGCTACTTCCACTCCACCCGCCCGCGCCGGTTCGCCGCGCCCGAGCCCCGCGCGGTGCCGCTCTCGCGCCTCACTGACAGCTTCCTCGACGGGACCAGCAGCGTCTACCTCGAGGAGTTGCAGCGGGCCTGGGAGGCTGACCCCAACTCCGTCGACGAGTCCTGGGACAACTTCTTCCGCAACTTCGTTGGCCAGGCTGCTgccacctcgcccggcctctCCGGCCAGACCATCCAGGAGAGCAtgaggctgctgctgctcgtcagGGCGTACCAGGTGAGCGGCCACCTCAAGGCCAAGCTTGATCCGCTCGGGGTGGAGGAGCGCCCTGTCCCGGACGTGCTGGACCCTGCGTTCTATGGGTTCTCTGAGGCGGACTTAGACCgcgagttcttccttggggtgtggaGGATGGCTGGATTCCTTGAGGAGAACCGGCCAGTGCAGACGCTGCGTTCCGTGCTGGGGCGGCTCGAGCAAGCCTACTGCGGCACCATTGGGTATGAGTACATGCATATACCTGACAGGGAGAAGTGCGACTGGCTCAGGGATAGGATCGAGACAGTTAACCCAAGGGAGTACTCTTATGAGCGTCGTCAGGTCATGCTGGATAGGCTTATCTGGAGCACACAGTTTGAGAATTTCTTGGCAACCAAGTGGACGACTGCAAAACGGTTCGGTCTTGAAGGTGCTGAGACTCTGATCCCTGGCATGAAGGAGATGTTTGACAGGGCAGCTGATCTTGGTGTAGAGACTATTGTCATTGGGATGCCTCACAGAGGCAGGCTAAATGTCTTGGGAAATGTTGTGAGGAAGCCCTTGCGACAGATATTCAGTGAGTTTAGTGGTGGTACCAAGCCTGTCAATGAAGGGGAGGGGTTATATACAGGGACTGGTGATGTCAAGTACCATCTTGGAACTTCATATGATAGGCCTACCAGGGGTGGGAAACATATCCATCTGTCACTGGTTGCAAACCCGAGTCATTTGGAAGCAGTTGATCCTGTTGTTGCTGGGAAGACGAGAGCGAAGCAGTACTATTCTAATGACCGCGACAGGACCAAGAATTTGGGAGTGTTGCTGCATGGTGATGGTAGTTTCTCAGGGCAGGGAGTTGTGTATGAGACGCTGCATCTCAGCGCCCTTGAAAACTACACCACTGGTGGGACAATACATATCGTGGTCAATAATCAGGTTGCTTTCACTACTGATCCAAAGTCAGGGAGATCCTCGCAGTATTGCACAGACGTAGCAAAAGCATTGGATGCTCCGATTTTCCATGTTAATGGTGATGAtttggaggccgttgttcatgtCTGTGAGCTCGCTGCAGAATGGCGACAGATATTTCATTCAGATGTAGTGGTGGACATTGTATGCTACCGGCGatttggccataatgaaattGACGAGCCGTCCTTCACCCAACCTAAGATGTACAAGGTACACACTCTTCTTCGTTTCATTTTGTTAAGATTTGGCACAAATTTGCATACTTTTGTCTTCACATAGTTTTGttaagaagggcgggcctggtgcaagcggtagagtcttaccgcctgtgaccggaaggtcctgggttcgagtcgcggtctcctcgcattgcacatgcgagggtaaggcttgccactgacacccttccccagaccccgcacagagcgggtgctctctgcactgggtacgcccttgtCTTCACATAGTTATTTCTATCCTGATTCTTGCTGTACCATTTGAGTAGTGATATCTTCAGTACAACATCTAGTTAAATGCTGAAGGACAGACAGAAAAAACATGAGTCTATTATGTATCTTTTGGTATCATAATCAGAAGAATTCTTAAAAGTCTGAAACCAACATTGATTCTGAATAATCAAATTTGGTGTAGTTTCGGTATTATTTGTCACAGTCAAATGTGTGATTGTGCCCATTCACATTTGGAAAGTGTTTTCTGTTTGCGTCAGGTGATTAGGAACCATCCAAGTGCGCTTGAGATTTATCAAAGAAAGTTGCTGGAGTCTGGGAAGATCTCAAAGGAAGATATTGATAAGTTAAACAAGAAGGTCAGCACTATACTTAATGAGGAATTCCAGAATAGCAAAGACTATGTTCCCAACAAGAGGGACTGGCTTTCAGCTTACTGGACTGGGTTCAAGTCACCAGAGCAGATTTCGCGTATCCGAAACACCGGGTAAATAGATCTTCCCGCCTAGTTTGACTGTTTCTGTGTTTCTTCACATTTTAAGTGATCTTGAACTGACAAAAAACAATTGTGCTTCCTTGAATGCATTTTCAACCATGCAGTGTCAAGCCAGAGATTCTAAAACGTGTTGGAGAAGCCATGACTACTCTGCCAGAAAATTTCAAGCCTCACAGGGCTGTGAAGAGGATTTTTGATCTGCGGCGTCAGATGATTGAGACTGGAGAAGGCATTGATTGGGCAGTTGGTGAAGCACTTGCTTTTGCTACTCTTATAATTGAGGGGAACCATGTCAGGTTAAGTGGTCAGGATGTTGAGAGGGGTACATTCAGCCACCGTCATTCTGTCATCCATGACCAAGAAACTGGAGAGCAGTACTGCCCGCTGGATCATCTTGTTATGAATCAAGATGAGGAGCTTTTTACTGTGAGCAACAGGTATGAAATAAAATATACTAAACTTGTTCCAGATAGGGATGTGCATGGGTTAGCAGCTTAAGTTCACCTTCTATAGGAAACACgaaatgttattacaataaccAGATAGATCCAAAATAGAACCAGTACTTGTCAACTGCACTAGTTGATTTCTGTGTGGGTATTGTGGTATATTGGTATCATTAATTATTTGAACTTCTGATATAATGCTACAATATTTTGATTGCTGAATTGAGAAGCACATGTAAGGTGCAGCAGAAAAACAGAAACACAGGCAAGGAATAGAATTCCTGACTAATTCCTGTTTCCATGCATTGTAGGCACTGACCACTGAGATGATCTAGATAAGGAACAAATTGTTATAAAATCATAACGAGTACTGAGATTGATTAGTAATTATCTTAAAAGAACCTAGATACAGGACTGAATGATAAAAAGTTTCAACGGCTGTTGGATTTTATGGCTGATTTCCACATGCTTGTATGTCATCTTTCGCTGTATGAATTTTCAGAtgcaaaatataaaaaaatatatggcTGAGTATGTGGGATGTCTCGAGTCTGGTTATTTTAACAACACTCGTTATTTTAACAACGCTCGTTGTATCTTTCTCTTAGTGAAATGAACATAGCTCTCTCGGTAGTTCAAGGAAAAAAAACTGAACATTTTGCACCCTCAACTGGCCAAGTTAGTAATTTTCATTTCAGATGAAAACAAGTTTTGGGGTTGTTCTTTAGGGAATCATAACCTTGAGGTTAAGGGCTGCTATATATTGTAATATAAACATACGGAGATGCCATCTTTTCATACCTGATTATTTCCCCTTTTTATAGTCGACtggctttttttttttggcctgATCTGATGTATGCAATTATTTTGACAGTTCCCTGTCAGAATTTGCTGTTTTAGGCTTTGAATTGGGTTACTCCATGGAGAACCCGAACTCATTGGTCATATGGGAAGCTCAGTTTGGTGATTTTGCAAATGGAGCTCAAGTGATATTTGATCAGTTCCTGAGTAGTGGGGAGTCAAAATGGCTCCGCCAGACTGGCCTTGTCGTATGCCTTCCTCATGGATATGATGGTCAGGGGCCTGAACATTCTAGTGCAAGATTGGAGCGCTTTCTTCAGGTACTATTTTGTATTTTCAATTGCAAAGATGCAGGCACATTAATAACTCGTGTTTGAAGTATTATCCATACACTTAAAAGGAACAGTTGCAAGATTTACTGTAAATTAGCTCTACCACAACCCTTCagtctcttttttttcctttggaaTTGTTTATGCCATTTGCCAATGATGAGCATTGTCATTACCAGAAAATTGACTTTGTTGCTTACAATGTTTAATATTTTCCCTTTGTCATGACTGATAACTTGGCAGCCAAATACCTACATGCAATGGAAATGCATCAAAATTGTCCATGGTAGCTCACTGGTCACAACATTAACTTTACATGATTTTAGAGTTTTGAATAGAGAATGCAATCAAATCAACACTTGCACTTTGTATATTGATGGATCTGCAGTTAGCCAGTTATTACTTCTATATTATGCAGTCTATCTGTTATACGTGTAATGACTCTAAATGTCAGAGAAATATGTTCAGTTTTAGTATATGGAAATATATTCTTGGTTCTACGTCGTTTAGATGCTGATAGTTTTTGGTTACCTACATCCTTTTATATTAAACATCAATAACTGTATTGCAGATGAGTGATGACAACCCTTATGTTATACCCGAGATGGATCCAACACTGCGGAAGCAAATCCAGGAGTGCAATTGGCAGGTCGTTAATGTAACGACTCCTGCAAATTATTTCCATGTTCTGCGTCGCCAGGTGAAAATCTTTGCAAAATTTCCCCTTCCTCCTGTAAAACCATCTGATGTGGTGCACTGAAATGGCTTTCCTTTATTTTTAGATACACCGGGACTTCAGGAAGCCTTTGATTGTGATGTCCCCAAAGAACCTCCTTCGCCACAAGGACTGCAAGTCGAACCTATCTGAATTTGATGATCTTGCGGGCCACCCTGGATTTGACAAGCAAGGGACACGCTTCAAGCGGCTCATTAAGGACCAGAATAATCACAAGGACCTCGAGGAGGGAATCAACCGTCTAGTTCTTTGCTCTGGAAAGGTAGGTTGTGTCACTCTTGGAAGTTGTATTTTGAAGATCGTTAGGTTCCTCTTTGGCAAATTGGCAAGCCATTATTTGACCCTTTTTTTAACTATGATTTCAGGTGTATTATGAACTGGATGAAGAAAGAAGGAAGACAGAGCGCACTGATGTTGCTTTATGTAGAGTTGAGCAGCTCTGCCCGTTCCCCTATGACCTCATTCAGCGCGAGTTGAAGAGATATCCAAGTATGTGTTTAGAAAAGTTTGGTTGCTCGTTTTTACTCTgctgcatgatttctaatttGTCAACTGTATACTATAATATGTTTTGGCAGCTGGAAGGATAGTTGACATATATACATTCTAATGGATGAGTCCTAGTAAACAACAAACAAGCTGATACACGCGTTTATGTTGTGCAGATGCTGAGATCGTGTGGTGCCAGGAGGAGCCGATGAACATGGGAGCGTACAGCTACATCAACCCGCGGCTGCTGACGGCGATGAAGGCTCTGGGCCGGGGTGGCATCGAGGACATCAAGTACGTCGGCAGGGCCCCGTCGGCTGCTACCGCGACGGGCTTCTACTCGTTGCACGTGCAGGAGCAGACGGAGCTGGTGCAGAAGGCACTGCAGCGCGACCCTATCAACTACACGTTCTGAAAGAAACGAGACCCCTGTAGATTCTTGGAATTGGGGACCttttgattgattttgatataccTCTATAGAGAGAGCAGGCCTTAAGTTATACCTGTGCAGCCATTTGGTGAAATAATCGTTTCGGACTCTACAGTACCGCATGAAAGAAACCGTTGTAAGTTTGGAAAAACTCCATCTCGCAGCGTCGGTTTTGTGTTCCTGTATGCTGAAAAGCCTGCATGGCTGAAAGCCTGAAACACCGACTGCCGGAATTTTGCTGCGATGAATTGCGAAGTATAAAAAGCATGAACAGTATGTcattcatcttgcttgttgctttGGAATGGAGGAAAAATATAGGAATTTTAAAGGATCTAAATTCTATAGGAAAAAAAATCCTACGAGGCCCTTTGGAACAAAATAATCTTTCCCAATAATTCCTTTGAAATTCCTATGGATTGGACTGTTGTgaaggaattttggaggaaaCTAAACATGAGCTCCATCCTCATTGTTTCATTTCCTGTGCTTTTCCTATTGCTTCCAAAGACATCTAAAACCCTATAGGATTTGAAGTGTTAGGACATTTCATTCCTACATTTTTTCTATTCCCATATTTTGTAAATCCTTTGTTCTAAAGGGGTCCTGAACGTGGTAACTTAGTATCAGTCTCTTGAAAGGTATTCCCTCTGTCCTATAATAGGCGATGTTTTACTCTAAGCATAGGATTCAAGGAGTAAGAGGGTGGTAGTGCACAGGAAATAAGGAGAGATAGAGATAAAATATATTGAGCAAAGAGAAACGGGCTTGTTAGCGCTCGGACGTCTGGATGCCCCTACATGTAGTAATTTTTTCGTGTCGTTTCACGAGTTCACGTGGGCTCGTGTCGCCCCAAACGCCACTAGCATcgagaagagagggaggaggcggcggatgccCGGTTGACGtcgagaggaggaggagacaccaagGCGAAGCCAGTAGAAAGCGAGGAGGGAGAtgtaacacccgatctacttttaaaacattcagatgcaacacttgtaACAAACGTTcgaaggcagatgaaacacttgaaacatgcatctgaaacacttgcaaaaacacctgaaaaacatttgaaaacatTGCAAAAACATACACAACATCTAGACAAAAACACTTTCAAACATATGTgtgaacatatgcaacatccggataaacacgagataaacacacttgcaacatacgtgtgaaaaaatagatgaaacattgagaaaaaagcttgcaacatacgtgtacaaccattgaaacatatgtaacatctcgatctacttttgcaacacccaTATgagaaacacatgcaacatatctctgaaacacttgaaatagacgcttgcaacatgcgctttcaagcGCAACATCTACTTGTTGCTTGGACGAAAATAGAGGCTCGTCGACGAGGAGCTCGACATTTGATTGGAGCTCGATGCTATGGATTGGCGCG
This region includes:
- the LOC136498465 gene encoding uncharacterized protein, producing the protein MGLFRAAAGLARVALRRNLSRAAASPFAGGGGTGAGAAPARYFHSTRPRRFAAPEPRAVPLSRLTDSFLDGTSSVYLEELQRAWEADPNSVDESWDNFFRNFVGQAAATSPGLSGQTIQESMRLLLLVRAYQVSGHLKAKLDPLGVEERPVPDVLDPAFYGFSEADLDREFFLGVWRMAGFLEENRPVQTLRSVLGRLEQAYCGTIGYEYMHIPDREKCDWLRDRIETVNPREYSYERRQVMLDRLIWSTQFENFLATKWTTAKRFGLEGAETLIPGMKEMFDRAADLGVETIVIGMPHRGRLNVLGNVVRKPLRQIFSEFSGGTKPVNEGEGLYTGTGDVKYHLGTSYDRPTRGGKHIHLSLVANPSHLEAVDPVVAGKTRAKQYYSNDRDRTKNLGVLLHGDGSFSGQGVVYETLHLSALENYTTGGTIHIVVNNQVAFTTDPKSGRSSQYCTDVAKALDAPIFHVNGDDLEAVVHVCELAAEWRQIFHSDVVVDIVCYRRFGHNEIDEPSFTQPKMYKVIRNHPSALEIYQRKLLESGKISKEDIDKLNKKVSTILNEEFQNSKDYVPNKRDWLSAYWTGFKSPEQISRIRNTGVKPEILKRVGEAMTTLPENFKPHRAVKRIFDLRRQMIETGEGIDWAVGEALAFATLIIEGNHVRLSGQDVERGTFSHRHSVIHDQETGEQYCPLDHLVMNQDEELFTVSNSSLSEFAVLGFELGYSMENPNSLVIWEAQFGDFANGAQVIFDQFLSSGESKWLRQTGLVVCLPHGYDGQGPEHSSARLERFLQMSDDNPYVIPEMDPTLRKQIQECNWQVVNVTTPANYFHVLRRQIHRDFRKPLIVMSPKNLLRHKDCKSNLSEFDDLAGHPGFDKQGTRFKRLIKDQNNHKDLEEGINRLVLCSGKVYYELDEERRKTERTDVALCRVEQLCPFPYDLIQRELKRYPNAEIVWCQEEPMNMGAYSYINPRLLTAMKALGRGGIEDIKYVGRAPSAATATGFYSLHVQEQTELVQKALQRDPINYTF